From the Kribbella sp. CA-293567 genome, the window GACTCATCACCCCACTGGTCACCGGTCCCCCGACCGTGTCGATCGCCGCGTTGCACCACGGCAGTTCGCGGCCGACCTGGCCCAGTTCGTCGACGCGGACGATCTGGTCCACCAGCCCGTTCAGCTGCTCGACCGACTCGTCACTGCGCGCCAGGCCGATCACCTTCATCGCCCCGGCTGCCCGGGCCACCGCCACACACAGCCGCCCGACCAAACCGGTGGCGCCGGTGACGACCACCGTCTCGTTCTCGACGATCTGCCCGACCCGGCGTACTGCGGTGTGCGCGGTCAGCGCGGGCGCCAGCATCGCCACGGCAGCAGCCGCATCCAGCCCAGCAGGCAGCAGATGCACCGACCCGTTCGGTACGACGGCCAGCTGACCCCACGTGCCCGGCCTGGACACCCCGACTCCCCCACCACGGATCACCACCGGCGTACCGGGCTGGTAGAGCTCCGAGCTGACCACCACCCCGGCCCCCTCGGATCCCGGCACGAACGGCGGCTGCACCTGCTGTGCCAGCTTGCCTGCCAGTACCGTTCGGTCGAGCTGGGTGACGGCGGCGTACTGCATCTCCACCAGCGTCTCGCCCACCCCGGCGACCAGCTCCACCTCCTCGACCTTCAGCTGCTGGCCGGGTCCGTAGCAGCGCAACGCCAATGCCTGTCGCGAGCTCATCCAGCCACCCCCCTCGTCCACGGTCCGGTGCCCCGGATTTGATATCTGATCACATCGAGGTCCTGCAGAAAAGGCCTGTTCACGCGGAAACGGCCCCCTTCTTCAACGGCCGGGTGAGCTGCTCGCACACCGTTGATCGAGCTGCCGCCCGGCCTGCGTCCACCAGATCGCTGCCCATCGGGAACGGCCAGTCACTGCCGGCCAGCACCCGATCGGTCCCGAACGTCGCCCCCAGCAACGCCAGTACTTCGTCGTCGTGCACCAGGTCGTCCACGTAGAACCGCCGCAGGGCCTCGGCCACCGACAGCGAGAGTGGCGCCACCCCTGGCCGGGCCGTGTCGATCCCCCGCTGCCAGCGCCCGGCGAGAGCCGCCGTCACGCCGCCACCGTGGCACAGGCAGAACCTGATGCCCGGGAAACGACCGACCACATCCCCGAAGACCAGTTCGGCCACGGCGAGCCCTGTCTCATAAGGGTTCCCCAGCAGGTTCGACAGGTAGTACCTGCCGAGCCGCTCGTCGTGGCTGTGGCTCGGGTGAATCAAGGTGAAGGCCTCCAGTTCGTGGAGCACCTTCCAGACATCGTCCAGTCCCGCGTAGCCCGCAGTACCGAGGGCGAAGCCGCTGAAGACGCCCTCAGCGGCCAGCGCGGAAGCAACCGAAGCAGCGGCCGGGTCCCCCAGCGGCAACTGCCCGAGCACCCGCAACTGAGGTGTGGCCAGCTCTCGGAGTCCCTGGTTGACCAGCGCGGCCCACTCGACGCCCTGGTCGTAGCGGAACAGCGCCGGCGGTACAGAGACCACGGCGCCGTCCAACGACTGCTCATCGATCCACCGCAGCAGTGCTGCAGGGTCACCCAGCCGCTTCATCGGCAGTCGTTCGCCATCGACCAGCAGGAAGCCGTCCTCGACAGCAAGCCCGAAGGCTCCTTCGGAGGCCGCCGCAAGCACAGTCGGCGGTATCAGGTGCGTGTGGATGTCCCAGCCGGCCATGTCAGCGGGCATCCTCGTCGTTGTCGTAGAACGACGGCCGCACCGGGTAGTGCGGCCCGTCGTAGACCTCCAGCAGGACAGAGGTCTCCTCTGCCATCGTCGGCCCGTGCACGACGCCCTTGGGGTTCCAGTAGAAGCTGCCCTTGGTCAGCGTCGTCCCGGTCGGCAGGTACACGTACCGCCCCGACAGGCAGAACATGAACTGGTTCGACGCGTGCTGATGTGCCTCCGGGATCCCGGAGCCCTGCTCGAAGCGGACCAGCGCGATCGAAGCCTCGGTGACCTCGTCCCGCCAGAGCATCTTGTGCGACAGCCCGGCCAGCGACTTCTCGACCCACTCCAGGTCGTCGGTCTGCAGCAGCACTTCGCTCAGTTGCTCGTCGAAAGACCCCATCAGAGCCCCTCCCTCGGGACGGGCCGGCCGGTGATCCGGGTGTAGAGCTCGTCGGCCACGCCATCGGCCATCGGAGCCACTGCGGCGATATGCCCGTCAGGCCGCACCAGCACGACACTCTCAGCCGGTACGCCGTACCGGCTGGTCGCGATACTGCCGGGATCGAACAGCGAGCGGTCGCGAAGCCCGGAGTCGTGCGGAGCGTCCCACCGGGACACCGCGTAGTGCTTCAGCGCAGGCGAGTCGTTGACGGGTACCGACGGGCGACGCCGTACGTCGGTGAAGTACAGCGCGACGAACGACTCCCTGCACAACCCGTGGATCGTCGTCCGACCACGCGGACCCTGCAGCGCCAGGTCGGGCGCCCTGTCGCCGGCCCGGACAGCAGGCGGCTCCGCACTGGTCATCACCATCGACCAGTCGCCCTCCCCGTCCACATCCAGCCGTACGCCGAGCAACGTGCGCGTGTACGCCGTCGCCCAGTCGCTGCCGGCAGCCGTGACGGCACCACGCTGGTGGGACATGTACTTGCGGGCCGCCTCGGCCATTTCGCCCGAGCCGTTGATCGCCACCGGCCGCTGCTCCTGCTCGTAGCCGTCAAGCAGCGACGGCTCGGCCCAGCCACGCAGTACCCAGGCAAGTCGCCAGGGCAGGTTCGAGGCGTCCAGCGCGCCCGTGTTGAGGCCCAGCGCCCACATCGGGGTGATCAGGTGAGCGGCGTCGCCCATCAGGAACACCTTCCGCTCGGCGGACCAGCGGTCGGCCACCCGGTGGTGCACGTTGTAGACGACCGAGCCGATCAGCTCGATCCGGTCCACCTCGCCGATGAACTGTTTGACCTTCACCAGCATGTCCTCCTCACCCGGCTGGTCCGCACCGGCGGCCAGCGGGAAGAGGAAACGCCAGTTGTCCGGCTGCCGGATCAGCACCATCCACTCGGACCGGTCGGCGAAGTAGGCGAGGTACGGGTAGTCGCGGGCGTTGGAGACGTCGAGGTCGACCACCACGTCGATCAGCATGTACCGCTCCGGCAGGGTCTCCCCCGACACCGTCGCGCCGAGCGCGTCCCGCACCTTGCTCTTGCCGCCGTCGCAGGCCAGCAGGTGCGACGCCTCGAGCTGTCGCACGCCGTCCGGGGTGTCGACCGTCAGCACCACCCGGTCGTCGAGCACCTCGAAGGAGTCGAGCCGGTGCTGCTTGAGCAGCGTGCCACCGGACAGCGCCGCCTCGAGGATCGGCTCCATGTGCTGCTGCGGCAGGTTGATCACGAACGGGAACTGGGTGTCGTTGACCAGCTCGGCCAGCTGCACCGAGGCGCGCGGCGTGTTGGTGGCCCGGTCGATGTCACCGATCTCGTCGATCCGCAGCGCGGCCGCCAGGATGCCCTCCACCGCGCCGTACCGGTCCCAGATCTCCAGTGTCCGGCTCAGCGTGGTGCCCGCCTTGGTGTCCGAGGAGAGCACCGCGTCCTCCTCGAGCAGCACGAACGGTACGCCGTAGTGCGCCAGGCCGAGGGCCGTCGTCAGGCCGATCGGACCGGCCCCGACGATCGCGACGGGCAGCTGCTGGTCAGACACTCAGGACTCCTTGAAGGTCTCTAGCCGGGCGAAGACGCGCTCGCGGGTGAGCTGTGAGCCGGTCATCGCGGCCGCGTCGGACAACAGGAAGAGCAACGGGCCGACCACATCCTCGGGATCGCCGATCCCAGTCGTGTCACGCCAGTGCTCCAGATCGGCACCGATGTTGGCAGAGCGGAACTGCTCGGTGTCGATCACCCCCGGCGCGACCACGTTCACCCGGACCCGGTGCTCGGCCACCTCGGCGGCCAGCGTCCGGGCGAAGGCGGCCAGCGCGGCCTTGCTCGACGCGTACGCCGCCGCGCCGGGGAACCCGGTCGACGCGATCCCCGAGGTGAAGACGATCACCGATCCGCTGCGCTGCTCGACCATCCGCGGGACCACCGCCTGACAGGCCCAGACGACACCGTCCAGGTTCACCTTGAGTGTGCGGGTCCAGTCCTCCGGGTCGATGTCGACCACCGCCGCGCGCGGTTGTACCGCGGCACCGGCGACCAGCCCGTCGATCCGGCCGTGCCGCTCGATGACTCCGCTGACGGCCTTGAGCACGGCTTCACGGTTCGAGACGTCCACCTCGACGTACTCGATTCCTGCGGCCTCGATGCCGAGGGAGATGTCGAAGACGACCGCAGTACCGCCGCAGCCGGCCACTGCAGCCGCCAAAGCCGCACCGATGCCGTGTGCGCCACCTGTGATGACCACGACCTCTCCGGTCGCGTCGAAGCTCGCCCTCATGACGTCTCCTCGCGCTGTGCCTGCTTGGACGTCATCGTCTCGGTGATCCGCTGTACTGCGCCCGCCAGGTGCTTGCGGAGCGCCTGCTCGGCAGCGTCGGCATCACGGGCGACACAGGCATCCAGAATCGCCTGGTGCTCCTGCCGGTTCCGCTCGATCTGGAACGCCGTCTGCCGACTACCGAACCGGTAGCGCTCACTGTTCTGCCAGACCGGCTCGATAGCCCGGGCCAGCCACTGCGACCCGCCGGCCCGATACAGGGCGAAGTGGAAGTCCGCGTGGGCCTGCCGAGCGCCGATCGAGTCCTCCGACCGTGACAGCTGCAGCAGCTCGGCCAGCGCAGTACGGGCCTTCTGCGCGTCCGCGTCGCTGAAATGCTCCGCCGCAGCCCGTACTGCGAGACTCTCCAGCGCCAGCCGAGTCTCGTGGGTGTCGTGCAGGTCCGCCACCGAAAGCTCCCGCACCCAGGCGCCCTTGTGCGGGATGATGTCGACCAGCCCGAGCGCCTCCAGCCTGCGCAGCCCTTCGCGGACCGGCATCTGGCTCATGTCCAGCCGGTTGGCCAACTCGACCAGGCGGAGCGGAGTACCGCTTGGCAGCTCGCCGGACAGGATCAGTTGGTGCAACTCGGCTGCGGCCGTCTCGGCCAACGTACGGCGCCCGCCACGGCCTCCGCCGGGCAGCAACTCCAGCCGGCCGCCGCTCATGAGAGGTCCCGGTAGACCAGGGTGTTGCGCAGCTCGCCGATCTTGTCGGCGCGGGTCACCACCTCGTCGCCCTCGGCAAGGAACACCTGCGGCTCGCGAGCGTTGCCGATCCCGGCCGGCGTCCCGGTCAGCAGCAGGTCGCCGGGGCGCAACGTCATCCCGAACGACAACTCGCTGATCAGCGTCGCCACGTCGTAGGCCATCTGCCTGGTCGAGGCGTCCTGCATCACGACGCCGTTCAGCAGGCACTGCAGGTGCACGTCCTGTGGGTCGCCGAACTCGTCGGCCGTCACGATCCACGGGCCGAGCGGCATGGTCTGGTCGATGCTCTTGCCCTTGAGCCACTGCCCGCCGTGCTGACGCTGCAGATCGCGTTGCGACACGTCGTTGGCCAGCGTGTAACCCCAGACGTGGTCGAGCGCCTCGGCGACCGGGATGCTCCGCCCGGCCTTGCCGATCACCAGGGCGAGCTCCGCCTCGTAGTCCCACTTGGCCGAGATGGCCGGGTCGTAGGCGATCTCGGCGTACGGGCCGATCACCACGTCAGGGCCCTTGGTGAAGAAGGTCGGATGGTCGGGCCGGTCGACGTCCTGGCCCTCGCGCTTGCCCTTGCTCTCCTCGAAGTGGTCCCAGTAGTTCCAGCCGGTGCACAGCACGTCCCGGCGGAACCGC encodes:
- a CDS encoding quinone oxidoreductase family protein, which translates into the protein MSSRQALALRCYGPGQQLKVEEVELVAGVGETLVEMQYAAVTQLDRTVLAGKLAQQVQPPFVPGSEGAGVVVSSELYQPGTPVVIRGGGVGVSRPGTWGQLAVVPNGSVHLLPAGLDAAAAVAMLAPALTAHTAVRRVGQIVENETVVVTGATGLVGRLCVAVARAAGAMKVIGLARSDESVEQLNGLVDQIVRVDELGQVGRELPWCNAAIDTVGGPVTSGVMSHITPGGRLVALGYTAGEFATLDLHQLIGRDLRVLPVNMQRTTIEPGTVSQVLADIAPSGVRPELEIVAAPFVEDALDLLAAGPADRRVLLDLGRF
- a CDS encoding amidohydrolase family protein, encoding MPADMAGWDIHTHLIPPTVLAAASEGAFGLAVEDGFLLVDGERLPMKRLGDPAALLRWIDEQSLDGAVVSVPPALFRYDQGVEWAALVNQGLRELATPQLRVLGQLPLGDPAAASVASALAAEGVFSGFALGTAGYAGLDDVWKVLHELEAFTLIHPSHSHDERLGRYYLSNLLGNPYETGLAVAELVFGDVVGRFPGIRFCLCHGGGVTAALAGRWQRGIDTARPGVAPLSLSVAEALRRFYVDDLVHDDEVLALLGATFGTDRVLAGSDWPFPMGSDLVDAGRAAARSTVCEQLTRPLKKGAVSA
- a CDS encoding cupin domain-containing protein, producing MGSFDEQLSEVLLQTDDLEWVEKSLAGLSHKMLWRDEVTEASIALVRFEQGSGIPEAHQHASNQFMFCLSGRYVYLPTGTTLTKGSFYWNPKGVVHGPTMAEETSVLLEVYDGPHYPVRPSFYDNDEDAR
- a CDS encoding FAD-dependent monooxygenase, giving the protein MSDQQLPVAIVGAGPIGLTTALGLAHYGVPFVLLEEDAVLSSDTKAGTTLSRTLEIWDRYGAVEGILAAALRIDEIGDIDRATNTPRASVQLAELVNDTQFPFVINLPQQHMEPILEAALSGGTLLKQHRLDSFEVLDDRVVLTVDTPDGVRQLEASHLLACDGGKSKVRDALGATVSGETLPERYMLIDVVVDLDVSNARDYPYLAYFADRSEWMVLIRQPDNWRFLFPLAAGADQPGEEDMLVKVKQFIGEVDRIELIGSVVYNVHHRVADRWSAERKVFLMGDAAHLITPMWALGLNTGALDASNLPWRLAWVLRGWAEPSLLDGYEQEQRPVAINGSGEMAEAARKYMSHQRGAVTAAGSDWATAYTRTLLGVRLDVDGEGDWSMVMTSAEPPAVRAGDRAPDLALQGPRGRTTIHGLCRESFVALYFTDVRRRPSVPVNDSPALKHYAVSRWDAPHDSGLRDRSLFDPGSIATSRYGVPAESVVLVRPDGHIAAVAPMADGVADELYTRITGRPVPREGL
- a CDS encoding SDR family NAD(P)-dependent oxidoreductase codes for the protein MRASFDATGEVVVITGGAHGIGAALAAAVAGCGGTAVVFDISLGIEAAGIEYVEVDVSNREAVLKAVSGVIERHGRIDGLVAGAAVQPRAAVVDIDPEDWTRTLKVNLDGVVWACQAVVPRMVEQRSGSVIVFTSGIASTGFPGAAAYASSKAALAAFARTLAAEVAEHRVRVNVVAPGVIDTEQFRSANIGADLEHWRDTTGIGDPEDVVGPLLFLLSDAAAMTGSQLTRERVFARLETFKES
- a CDS encoding GntR family transcriptional regulator, translated to MSGGRLELLPGGGRGGRRTLAETAAAELHQLILSGELPSGTPLRLVELANRLDMSQMPVREGLRRLEALGLVDIIPHKGAWVRELSVADLHDTHETRLALESLAVRAAAEHFSDADAQKARTALAELLQLSRSEDSIGARQAHADFHFALYRAGGSQWLARAIEPVWQNSERYRFGSRQTAFQIERNRQEHQAILDACVARDADAAEQALRKHLAGAVQRITETMTSKQAQREETS
- a CDS encoding fumarylacetoacetate hydrolase family protein, which encodes MKFVTIEHAGREWPGVVDGEDVVLLRAADLVSVIEAGPAALVAVRNEMATGERLPLASVSLRAPLRRFRRDVLCTGWNYWDHFEESKGKREGQDVDRPDHPTFFTKGPDVVIGPYAEIAYDPAISAKWDYEAELALVIGKAGRSIPVAEALDHVWGYTLANDVSQRDLQRQHGGQWLKGKSIDQTMPLGPWIVTADEFGDPQDVHLQCLLNGVVMQDASTRQMAYDVATLISELSFGMTLRPGDLLLTGTPAGIGNAREPQVFLAEGDEVVTRADKIGELRNTLVYRDLS